The Nicotiana tabacum cultivar K326 chromosome 5, ASM71507v2, whole genome shotgun sequence sequence TTCCTAACATTTTTTATGTAGCTtctaaaattgtaaaaaatatcTCAATCCTTAGATATATCGATCCTTGTACTTTGATTTCAAGATTTAATAGGGAACCATCAAAAGATAGTGATGCAGTGGATGAGACTGCTCCTCCCTTAATCAGAGGTTTCGGGTTCGAAACCTGGGTATGAAAAAAATTTAGATAGGGAGCGCTTCCCCCGAATGGGGCCCTACGCGGCACAAATTcggatatagtcgggctccaatgcaAGTACCGGAAATCGGgtggaaaaccaaaaaaaaagatttaatagGAAGGTTTTAGAGAGGAGATAAGATGAAAATCTTCCTTAACCTAATCTAGAAAAGCAACTAAATTCCACTTCCCTCCTAATTAATACTACTACTATTCTGGCCCTTTTCACTTCTATAATTTCTACAGTAAAAatgtcaacaaaaaaaaaaggaataacaaaaacacattCACATTATGTGTATCTGATTTCCACGACTACATCATCTAACGACTCAAATTATTCCACGTCAGCATCGTCTTCCTCCTTCTTTCCTTGCCTTTTTAACAAGCGAAAACGCttcgttttcttcctttcttgttcaCTTTGCTCTCTCTACTCTCTTTCTCGCCATAGCTTCTTGTAGtttctctttattcttctttctctctgttttttcttttttatacgTATTTGATTTTCAGATATTCTAACAGTCaaaaatcaaaaaggaaaattaATACGATTTTCCCGATCAAAACAAGGCAGAGAACACGACTAATTTTTGTTCACAAATTTCTGCAGCAAAATGTGGAATCTTTGAATGTTACTGAAGGTGAGATTAACATTAGTTTGTATATTGGTTTTATTTTCTTTACACATGACCAGTCTAAAGTTTAATGTGGTAATGATGATTATTCATATAATCATGTTTTATGTGTGTGTACACTGACACACCTTTATAGCATGTTTATGTCTGCATGTAAGGGTTCTTTATAGGGATGTTGGGTAGAATAATGACACAAAAACATATTATTTACTCCCAATTTTGATATGCTAACTTTGACTGACAGAGATTAAGAATAGGTTTGgaacagttttttttttttttttttttggtttaagaGGAGCCTAAAGTTAGATATTAATGTACTTCTCTATTTGGGTGAATGTTGAGACTAtgataatttgtttttaaaaaaacggAAAAGACCTAAAAATGTCACTCAACTTTCAGAAATGGTCTATCCATGCCTAAAAATACTCATTTCATGCCACTGCCGTTACACATTTGGCCCATCCATGCCATTATTGACTAACGGCAGTGGCATGGATGGGCCAAATAAAAATTGAGCCGTTAGTCAATAATGGCATGGATGGGCCAAATGTGTAACGGCATTGGCATGAAATGAGCATTTTTTAACGGATGACATGGATAGACCATTTCTGAAAGTTGAGTGGCAATTTTAGGCCTTTTCCCTTAAAAGAATAAAAGATTTGGACTTTATAAATAGTCATTGTTGTTAAAAGCCATTGCTTTGTCGCTTAAAGTGATGAAGGGGTTCTCGCTTCATAGGGAAAGCAATGTGCTTCAGAGAATTTTGCATTTTAAACAATGACACGAAAAATGATCCTAAACAGAAGCGGATTACTTTAATGGATTAATATCACCATATAGTAAATTGGATGCTAAAATTAgttatttcaattacaatttgATTGTTGTAGTACCAAATTCATATATGttaagtattttttattttccGTAATTTATGCGCTTCACTTCAAACCAGAAGCGTGCATTTCATTTGTTGCTTTTCATTTTAAGCTCCATGAATTGTTGTTTCTCACTTTTAAAAACACTGAATAGTACTAAGTGTGTTTGCCGTTTGGTATGACGAAAGTCATTTTCGAGGAAAGTATTTCCATGGATACAGTATCACATTGAAAGCTATGCAATTATGGATATCATCGAAAGTGCAAAAATTATAACATGTTATTGCTGGTGAAAATATAAAGCACAAGTTTTACCTGCAAGTAGTGGcgtcagaattttcatcaaggggTCCATATATAAAAATTAGATACATCGAAAAGTCAAGGGCTgtcaacgtatagtaaatatacaCAAAATTAAAAAAGTTATCTAGCAATATTGTGTTATTTTCCTGCGAAGGGATGTCGATTGACACCCACCCCTTGGTTGAACGTGGCTCCGCCACTGCCTGCAAGGAGAGAAAGCAAACAAACACAGGTTAGAGTTACCAGATTCATGTTCACAACTCAAGTACATTAGCATATGTTTTATGCTTCTGATAAGAAATCTTCTTACACCTCCACATTGTGTAGTTGGACACTGATAGATATTACAAGTATCGGGTGTTTAAGCTGAttttggagtttttttttttttttttttttttttttgtcaggATATTTAGAAAATGAAGTTCATGAGATGCAAAAACTTAGACCAAAATGACATCTGATGACATGCCTGACAAGAAAGATATTCGCGCAGCAAATATTCTGTTACAGATGGCGAAAGTGAAAGGCTGTTTTGCAAAGGAGTTCCCATCTCGTCATGTTAAACATGGAGTGGTTAAATTATCAACTAACAGATTAACTAAAAACACCCAGAAAGGTGGCTGCCGATTCGGAACAGACAAGCTGATGAAGATAGAAAATGCGAAAACATTAGACTTGCAATCTGCAAGAGCTACTATTGTAGAGAGAAAAAGTAGAAAGAGGACATTCCATTCACGTGAAACGTCAGAACATCTTAATTTAACAAGTAGATCATGCACAAGAAATCTGCAGAAAGCTAAGGTTTGTTCTATTATTGATCATAATGCTTTACTTCAATATTTGATGACAATTATAGTTGCAATGGATTGAAAGGAAGCTTCAGAAGCCTTTTAAATCAGATGATCATAATCTTTTAAACTGAACATATTCTAAGTTTATAATCGGTGAATAAAGTTGATAATGGAGGGAACAAAAATTGCAGGAAATGAAGGATGAGACAGGTGCTTTCAGGGACCGGATAAATCCTAGTATTAAACCACCAAAGAAGCTGCAGTCAACTTGTATTGTCCCCACTATCCCTGATACATCCTCATTTTCCATTATACATCTTCTCTATGCTGTCCGAATTGCTTTAATTACACCACTTGGAAAAAACAATAGCCTCATTTTTGGCAAGTATGTTGAAACCAacaagaagaaacaaagaaagcatTCTGAAGGTGTCAGTTGGATTGAGAAGCGTGGTGGATGTTTCTCTGGATTGAAAGGATTTGTCCGGAAGAACTTACCTTCTCTTGCTACACCTGAAATTGTGGAGCGTGTGAGATTGAATACTCGTGACTTTCGTATTCTTGAAGCCAAGGAGCCACTTCAGGATTTAGTCAATGGAGTTCTCAAAGTGTTCTCATCAAGAACAGTATCAATCGGAGCAAAATCACAAAAGGCACTTGTAGTTTATGAAAGGCATAGCAAAAGTTGGTCATGGATTGGTCCACTCCCTTCCTCTGTACTGCATTCTCACCATATTGAGGAAGAAACATCTCCTCAGGCTTGGGGTCTTCCACACAAAACTCTCGTGAAAATGGTTGATTCGTTTGCTTACTGGTTGAAAGAAGGGCAAGAGATGCAACTAAGAATTGGTAGTCTTCCGAAACCACCACAGGAATTGATGCAACATATCAACTTTAGTGAAAGGTTACGGGAATCGAGAGCTGTGAAAAGTCTTAGGACCATAAGTCCCAGCTGTGAGGAAGTAAGAGCTTATTTCCGTCGAGAAGAAACTCTAAGGTACACAGTACCTGACAGGGCTTTCTCATATACAGCCCTTGATGGTCAGAGGTCTGTCGTTGCACCTCTGAAAAGTTGTAGCGGAAAACCACCAACAAAGGTTCGTGATCACCATATTCTTAAGCACAATCGACCACCTCATTTTACTGTCCTTTGTTTGGTAAGAGATGCAGCTGCTAGATTGCCTGGAGGCGTTGGAACCAGAGCTGATATATGTGTTTTGGTAAGGGACTCTCAGTTCATTGTTGAGGACATCTCAGATTTGCAAGTTAACCAAGTTGTTAGTGGAGCTTTGGACCGTTTGCACTATGAAAATGATCCGTGTGTAAACTTTGAGAAGAAATGGCGTCTATGGGCCTATTTACATCGTGATCGACAAGAAGAAGATTTTGAATATGATTCTACATGTCCTATGAAGAGAAGGAAGAGGGCTAAGAAAATGGACTCTGAAGTTTAATTGAAGTGCCGAAAGTGTTTCAGAAAGTGCCAAGTTCAACCAATATATTCTTGTCTTTGTTGGAAGTGGTTCATCGGCCCTTTTCAGGAAGATAGTTAATGTTGGGTAACATATTTCAAGATTTCTGAGATCCTGTAAATTAAAGATCAAAGTTTTTCAGCTGTAATGGATTGAATGCTCACATCTCCTATTTATATGCTTGAGCCAAATAATGTTTTTGTATTGCTGCATCTTCTGGATGCTTTTTGTTTACTTCATTTAAAAACGTGCTAATTGGTTTACTAATAATTGCATAAATGATATGATACTACCTGCATAAGGTAAAGGTAAAGTCTGCTTACATACTATCCTGctcaaaccccacttgtg is a genomic window containing:
- the LOC107773301 gene encoding uncharacterized protein LOC107773301 — protein: MTSDDMPDKKDIRAANILLQMAKVKGCFAKEFPSRHVKHGVVKLSTNRLTKNTQKGGCRFGTDKLMKIENAKTLDLQSARATIVERKSRKRTFHSRETSEHLNLTSRSCTRNLQKAKEMKDETGAFRDRINPSIKPPKKLQSTCIVPTIPDTSSFSIIHLLYAVRIALITPLGKNNSLIFGKYVETNKKKQRKHSEGVSWIEKRGGCFSGLKGFVRKNLPSLATPEIVERVRLNTRDFRILEAKEPLQDLVNGVLKVFSSRTVSIGAKSQKALVVYERHSKSWSWIGPLPSSVLHSHHIEEETSPQAWGLPHKTLVKMVDSFAYWLKEGQEMQLRIGSLPKPPQELMQHINFSERLRESRAVKSLRTISPSCEEVRAYFRREETLRYTVPDRAFSYTALDGQRSVVAPLKSCSGKPPTKVRDHHILKHNRPPHFTVLCLVRDAAARLPGGVGTRADICVLVRDSQFIVEDISDLQVNQVVSGALDRLHYENDPCVNFEKKWRLWAYLHRDRQEEDFEYDSTCPMKRRKRAKKMDSEV